A region from the Anaerobacillus sp. CMMVII genome encodes:
- a CDS encoding Na(+)/H(+) antiporter subunit F1 — protein sequence MLNISLNIALIVMSMAIVVCFIRIIKGPTMSDRVVALDTIGITLIGIIGIIMVIQNTIAYAEVILVIAILAFIGTIALAKFIEGGVIFDRDRN from the coding sequence ATGCTAAATATATCTCTAAACATAGCTCTAATCGTAATGTCAATGGCAATAGTCGTTTGCTTTATTCGTATTATAAAAGGGCCAACTATGTCTGACCGAGTAGTGGCACTCGATACAATTGGAATTACCCTGATTGGAATTATTGGGATTATCATGGTTATCCAAAATACAATAGCATACGCTGAGGTTATCCTTGTTATTGCAATCCTTGCGTTCATTGGGACAATTGCTTTAGCAAAATTCATTGAAGGAGGTGTGATCTTTGACCGAGATCGTAATTAG
- a CDS encoding Na(+)/H(+) antiporter subunit C, with protein sequence MEILMILTIGVIFTVSTYLILTKSLLRVVIGIVLLSHGAHLLLLTLAGFNDGAPPLLGQEAVTYADPLPQALILTAIVISFGVTAFLLVIAYRTYKVHNTDDLDQLRGSADE encoded by the coding sequence ATGGAAATTTTAATGATTTTAACAATTGGGGTTATCTTCACTGTTAGTACGTATTTAATTTTAACGAAAAGTCTTTTACGAGTCGTTATCGGTATTGTTCTACTTAGTCATGGGGCTCACCTTCTTCTGTTAACATTAGCAGGATTTAATGATGGTGCACCTCCATTACTAGGGCAAGAAGCGGTAACTTATGCTGACCCATTACCACAGGCGTTAATTTTAACAGCCATTGTAATCAGCTTTGGTGTGACTGCATTTTTACTTGTAATTGCTTATCGCACATACAAAGTTCACAATACAGATGATTTAGATCAATTAAGGGGAAGTGCTGATGAATAA
- a CDS encoding Na(+)/H(+) antiporter subunit B produces MRKNLLMLHTVTRIVVFIILAFSVFLFFAGHNNPGGGFIGGLMTAAALLLLYVAFDVKTIKQVIPFNYTTMIGVGLLIAIGTGVASMLGGFPFLTQFDRYVTVPVLGKLHLTTALPFDLGVYLVVVGVALLSILSIAEDDA; encoded by the coding sequence ATGAGAAAGAACCTACTGATGCTCCATACAGTTACAAGAATTGTCGTCTTTATCATTCTTGCCTTCTCTGTATTCCTGTTTTTTGCAGGACATAACAATCCTGGTGGTGGCTTTATTGGTGGGCTAATGACGGCAGCTGCTTTACTGCTTTTATATGTTGCCTTTGATGTAAAAACAATAAAACAAGTAATTCCATTTAACTATACAACAATGATTGGTGTTGGTTTGTTAATTGCAATTGGTACAGGTGTCGCTTCAATGCTTGGAGGGTTTCCATTTTTAACTCAATTTGATCGGTATGTGACTGTTCCTGTGTTAGGCAAGCTTCATTTAACAACTGCGTTACCGTTTGATTTAGGGGTATACCTTGTTGTTGTTGGGGTAGCGTTACTCTCCATCTTATCAATAGCGGAGGATGATGCATAA
- a CDS encoding Na+/H+ antiporter subunit A gives MSLLHLVILAPFILALLVPFLYKYIRQVHTGWFVMILPLTLFIYLIQFLPTISRGETIYYPLSWVPSLGINFDVYLDGLSLLFGLLITGIGTLVVLYSIYYLYNKQKEALNNFYVYLLMFMGAMLGVVMSDNLMTLYIFWEITSLSSALLIAYWFHKERSRYGAQKSMLITVAGGLTMLAGFSLIFVMTNTFSIREIIAQADVIITNPLFIPAMLCVLVGAFTKSAQFPFHIWLPDAMEAPTPVSAYLHSATMVKAGIYLVARLTPVFGAAPEWFWIVSGFGIVTLLWGSVSAIRQKDLKAILAFSTISQLGLIMALLGLGSAAFHYDVAVVGTLYYTATLAAVFHLINHATFKGSLFMIVGIVDHETGTRDIRKLGGLMTIMPITFTVALIGTLSMAGVPPFNGFLSKEMFFTAAVNATTLDIFNMQTLGLIFPIVAWIASIFTFAYCMLMFVRTFLGNFKPEKLEKEVHEAPIGLLIPPIILASLVVIFGLFPNLLAYSIIEPTMAAILPGVLAEGERFYVNIYHWHGFNTELFMTIGVVIFGALVFLNLKKFAETTFFLRERDPLNQVYDKGLVGLVSGSLKITNMQMTGLLRDYFVFMSVFIVGLMGYTMVKYNTFAIDLNNVAEIPPYIFVIIFVLLATTVALPFISHRVTAIVATGVLGFIVALLFVVFRAPDLALTQLLVETVMVVLFLLAFYHLPELRKEKFTPRFRLTNLVVSIGVGLVVTLTALSVHAMSYSHPIQSISDYYVQNAYELAAGKNIVNVILVDFRGVDTMLEIVVLAIAALAIVVLIRLRMTGSEDV, from the coding sequence TTGTCGTTGTTACATCTCGTTATTTTAGCACCATTTATCTTGGCCTTACTTGTTCCTTTTTTATACAAGTACATTCGTCAAGTACATACTGGTTGGTTTGTTATGATCCTTCCTTTAACATTGTTTATCTATTTAATTCAGTTTCTTCCTACTATTTCACGAGGTGAAACGATCTATTATCCACTGTCTTGGGTTCCGTCATTAGGAATTAATTTTGACGTTTACTTAGACGGCTTGAGCCTATTGTTTGGGCTCTTGATTACTGGGATTGGTACTTTGGTTGTACTGTATTCCATCTACTATTTATACAACAAGCAAAAAGAGGCGCTAAATAACTTTTACGTCTATTTACTAATGTTCATGGGGGCCATGCTTGGAGTTGTCATGTCTGATAACCTCATGACACTGTACATTTTTTGGGAAATCACTAGTTTATCATCAGCGTTATTAATCGCCTACTGGTTCCATAAAGAACGTTCAAGATATGGGGCACAAAAGTCGATGTTAATTACCGTAGCTGGTGGACTTACTATGCTAGCTGGATTTTCACTAATTTTTGTAATGACAAATACATTTAGTATCCGGGAAATAATCGCCCAAGCCGATGTGATTATTACGAATCCACTTTTCATTCCTGCAATGCTTTGTGTACTAGTAGGCGCATTTACAAAATCGGCACAATTTCCGTTCCACATCTGGTTACCAGATGCAATGGAAGCACCAACACCAGTAAGTGCGTATCTTCACTCTGCGACAATGGTTAAAGCTGGGATATATTTAGTAGCTCGTTTAACACCTGTTTTCGGTGCAGCACCCGAGTGGTTTTGGATCGTCTCAGGATTTGGGATTGTTACGTTATTATGGGGTTCAGTTTCTGCAATAAGACAAAAGGATTTAAAAGCTATTTTAGCCTTTTCAACGATAAGCCAACTAGGGTTAATTATGGCATTGCTTGGCTTAGGTTCTGCTGCCTTTCATTATGACGTAGCTGTAGTAGGTACTTTATATTACACTGCAACATTAGCAGCTGTCTTCCATCTTATTAATCATGCAACGTTTAAAGGTAGCTTGTTTATGATTGTCGGGATCGTCGACCATGAAACTGGGACTAGAGATATTCGTAAACTCGGTGGGTTGATGACCATCATGCCGATTACTTTCACTGTTGCCTTAATTGGTACACTTTCCATGGCTGGTGTTCCACCGTTTAATGGCTTCTTAAGTAAAGAAATGTTCTTTACTGCAGCCGTTAATGCTACAACATTAGACATTTTTAATATGCAAACCTTAGGTCTCATCTTTCCTATTGTTGCATGGATTGCGAGTATCTTTACCTTTGCATATTGTATGCTCATGTTCGTGCGTACCTTCTTAGGAAACTTTAAACCAGAGAAACTAGAAAAAGAAGTTCATGAAGCACCAATTGGGTTGTTAATTCCACCAATTATCCTTGCTTCATTAGTCGTTATTTTTGGTTTATTTCCAAACCTCCTTGCTTACTCAATTATTGAGCCAACAATGGCGGCAATTTTACCGGGAGTCTTAGCTGAGGGAGAACGTTTTTATGTAAACATTTATCATTGGCATGGATTTAATACCGAGCTATTTATGACAATTGGTGTCGTTATCTTCGGTGCTCTAGTTTTCTTAAACCTGAAGAAATTTGCCGAAACAACTTTCTTCTTAAGAGAAAGAGATCCGCTAAATCAGGTGTACGACAAAGGCCTTGTTGGTCTAGTATCTGGTTCTTTAAAAATAACAAACATGCAAATGACTGGCTTACTAAGAGATTATTTTGTATTTATGTCAGTATTCATCGTTGGTCTTATGGGCTACACAATGGTGAAATATAATACATTTGCGATTGATTTGAATAACGTGGCAGAAATACCACCTTATATTTTCGTTATTATCTTTGTTTTACTTGCGACTACTGTTGCGTTACCGTTTATATCACATCGGGTAACCGCTATTGTTGCAACAGGAGTTCTGGGCTTTATCGTTGCATTATTGTTTGTTGTGTTCCGTGCCCCAGACTTAGCATTAACTCAATTATTAGTTGAAACAGTTATGGTTGTTCTTTTCTTACTTGCGTTCTACCATTTACCAGAACTCAGAAAAGAAAAGTTTACACCACGCTTTAGATTAACCAACTTAGTCGTATCTATTGGTGTTGGTCTTGTCGTGACACTAACAGCGTTAAGTGTTCATGCGATGAGCTATTCTCATCCAATTCAATCAATATCTGATTACTATGTTCAAAATGCTTATGAACTAGCTGCAGGGAAAAATATCGTAAATGTCATCTTGGTTGATTTCCGTGGAGTTGATACGATGTTAGAAATAGTAGTATTAGCTATCGCAGCTCTAGCTATTGTTGTCCTAATTAGATTACGCATGACAGGGAGTGAGGACGTATGA